From a single Streptomyces sp. NBC_00377 genomic region:
- a CDS encoding lamin tail domain-containing protein translates to MSAAVIAAGALVGAVALPASATDHRPHYRPEVKISAVQYDAPGRDDRSRHSLNKEWVELTNTTRHDVNLDGWTLRNTEGRTYTFHHYRLEARATVRVHTGEGRDTRTDVYQDRNREVWDNRSDTATLRNDRGRFVDDESWNRNRHHGGNRYDDNRHGNRYDDNRHGNRHDGGRYDDNRHGNRHDDDRHGDRH, encoded by the coding sequence GTGTCCGCCGCCGTCATCGCGGCAGGCGCCCTGGTCGGGGCGGTTGCGCTGCCGGCGTCCGCGACCGACCACCGTCCGCACTACCGCCCCGAGGTGAAGATCAGCGCCGTCCAGTACGACGCTCCGGGACGTGACGACCGCTCCCGGCACTCGCTGAACAAGGAGTGGGTGGAGCTCACCAACACCACGCGCCACGACGTCAACCTCGACGGCTGGACCCTGCGTAACACGGAAGGCCGCACCTACACCTTCCACCACTACCGCCTCGAGGCCCGCGCCACGGTCCGCGTCCACACCGGTGAGGGCCGCGACACCCGCACCGACGTGTACCAGGACCGCAACAGGGAGGTCTGGGACAACCGCTCCGACACCGCCACCCTGCGCAACGACCGCGGTCGTTTCGTCGACGACGAGTCCTGGAACCGCAACCGTCACCACGGCGGCAACCGCTACGACGACAACCGTCACGGCAACCGCTACGACGACAACCGTCACGGCAACCGTCACGACGGCGGCCGCTACGACGACAACCGTCACGGCAACCGTCACGACGACGACCGCCACGGCGACCGTCACTGA
- a CDS encoding polysaccharide deacetylase family protein, with the protein MDRRIRGAALACVLLATGLVTGCTSSSAESRTSSTPSRSGSPTKQPRDAAAGQAGAQEALAAAYRKWGIEPLAAAPAAPAAKPVRLAAAGGRIPVISEIPTQQKIVFLTFDDGAEKDPQFVTMMRELKIPFTMFLTDAAISSDYGYFKKLQAFGDGVQNHTLTHPNLRTLGAAAQKQEICAQQTKLKDHYGAAPRLFRPPYGNWNEDTRAAAASCGVEAIVLWRESMQIKNMQYQRGDKKLHPGDIILAHFRGPSELKGTTMTEMTANLLRHVQEQGFTIARLEDYL; encoded by the coding sequence ATGGACAGGCGGATCAGGGGGGCGGCGCTGGCCTGTGTCCTGCTTGCGACGGGTCTGGTGACGGGCTGCACGTCCTCCTCGGCGGAGTCCCGTACCTCCTCCACGCCCTCCCGCTCGGGATCGCCGACGAAACAGCCCCGCGACGCGGCTGCCGGACAGGCGGGTGCGCAGGAGGCTCTCGCGGCCGCCTACCGCAAGTGGGGCATCGAGCCGCTCGCCGCCGCGCCCGCCGCGCCCGCCGCCAAGCCGGTCCGGCTCGCCGCCGCCGGCGGCCGGATACCGGTCATCAGCGAGATACCCACCCAGCAGAAGATCGTCTTCCTCACGTTCGACGACGGGGCCGAGAAGGACCCGCAGTTCGTGACGATGATGCGGGAGTTGAAGATCCCGTTCACGATGTTCCTGACGGACGCCGCCATCAGCTCCGACTACGGCTACTTCAAGAAACTCCAGGCCTTCGGCGACGGCGTCCAGAACCACACGCTGACCCACCCGAACCTGCGCACCCTGGGCGCGGCCGCCCAGAAGCAGGAGATCTGCGCCCAACAGACCAAGCTGAAGGACCACTACGGCGCCGCCCCCCGGCTGTTCCGTCCGCCGTACGGCAACTGGAACGAGGACACCCGGGCCGCCGCGGCTTCCTGCGGTGTCGAGGCGATCGTCCTGTGGCGCGAGTCCATGCAGATCAAGAACATGCAGTACCAGCGCGGCGACAAGAAGCTCCACCCGGGCGACATCATCCTGGCGCACTTCCGCGGGCCGTCGGAGCTCAAGGGCACGACGATGACCGAGATGACGGCGAATCTGCTGCGCCATGTGCAGGAGCAGGGCTTCACGATCGCCCGCCTCGAGGACTATCTGTAG
- a CDS encoding DUF5990 family protein, whose product MRIRIDAVDLPGLTRPASADGKVPAYGNLHVAVQRRDRPAELLEPQPGDAPSATWTLECTTSASPDGTHVTGPYVQDRLGRRFVYLSWGTVDGAGVFTMFRRAKLMLDVVPEEVLAAAARDGLLVGRLGLTDAHGGPLCARVEPPHITWTAERAG is encoded by the coding sequence ATGCGCATCCGCATCGACGCAGTCGACCTGCCCGGCCTCACCCGACCGGCCTCCGCCGACGGCAAGGTCCCCGCGTACGGCAACCTGCACGTCGCCGTGCAACGCCGGGACCGCCCGGCCGAACTCCTGGAGCCGCAGCCCGGCGACGCGCCGTCCGCGACCTGGACGCTGGAGTGCACCACGAGCGCCTCGCCGGACGGCACCCACGTCACGGGGCCCTACGTCCAGGACCGGCTGGGGCGGCGGTTCGTCTACCTGTCGTGGGGCACGGTCGACGGGGCGGGCGTCTTCACGATGTTCCGCCGCGCCAAGCTGATGCTCGACGTCGTCCCCGAAGAGGTGCTCGCCGCCGCCGCACGCGACGGTCTGCTGGTCGGACGCCTCGGCCTGACCGACGCGCACGGCGGACCCCTCTGCGCACGGGTCGAACCCCCGCACATCACCTGGACCGCCGAACGCGCCGGCTAG
- a CDS encoding sugar ABC transporter substrate-binding protein, producing MGLGTGPPAVKRRSLTRASLAVAVAAGLALTAACGGGDGGDGDGSLTVGVLLPGGGASRFGQFDKPLIEKQLERLCPDCPAPTFAATPDPAVQRQQLEAMITRQVDVLVLAAVDPQLLRPSVEAAHRAGIPVVAYDRLAQGPISGYVTFDGATVGRLQGEALLKAMGSKGGGDQIVMMNGATTDPNAGWFKRGALSVLGGKVKIGKSYDTVGWRPENAFVNMTGAIAALGAGRIDGVLAANDSLAGAVVAALNAAEVRPLPPITGQDADLAGVRRIVRGDQHMTVYKPFEPAATAAAEMAVALGRGKAVGSIATGTVDNTTTKDIPAVLLPSVPVTVGNIKDTLVKDGMYTVDQICTPALRSACDEAGLTR from the coding sequence ATGGGTCTCGGTACCGGCCCTCCGGCCGTGAAGCGCAGGTCCCTCACCCGTGCGTCCCTGGCGGTCGCGGTCGCCGCCGGCCTGGCCCTGACCGCGGCCTGCGGCGGCGGCGACGGAGGGGACGGCGACGGCAGTCTCACCGTCGGCGTGCTGCTCCCGGGCGGCGGGGCCTCGCGGTTCGGGCAGTTCGACAAGCCGCTGATCGAGAAGCAGCTCGAGCGGCTGTGCCCGGACTGCCCGGCGCCGACCTTCGCCGCCACGCCCGACCCGGCCGTCCAGCGCCAGCAGCTCGAAGCCATGATCACCAGACAGGTGGACGTCCTCGTCCTCGCCGCCGTCGACCCCCAGCTGCTGCGCCCGTCGGTCGAGGCCGCGCACCGGGCCGGCATCCCGGTCGTCGCCTACGACCGGCTCGCGCAGGGCCCGATCTCCGGTTACGTCACCTTCGACGGCGCGACGGTCGGCAGGCTCCAGGGCGAGGCGCTGCTGAAGGCGATGGGTTCGAAGGGGGGCGGCGACCAGATCGTCATGATGAACGGCGCGACGACCGACCCCAACGCAGGCTGGTTCAAGCGCGGAGCGCTCTCCGTCCTCGGCGGGAAGGTGAAGATCGGCAAGTCGTACGACACCGTCGGATGGCGGCCGGAGAACGCCTTCGTCAACATGACCGGCGCCATCGCCGCCCTGGGTGCGGGCCGCATCGACGGGGTCCTCGCCGCCAACGACAGCCTCGCCGGCGCCGTGGTCGCGGCCCTCAACGCCGCCGAGGTCAGGCCGCTGCCTCCGATCACCGGCCAGGACGCCGACCTCGCGGGCGTACGGCGCATCGTCCGGGGCGACCAGCACATGACCGTCTACAAGCCCTTCGAGCCCGCGGCCACCGCCGCCGCCGAGATGGCCGTCGCCCTCGGGCGTGGCAAGGCGGTCGGGTCCATCGCCACCGGCACCGTCGACAACACCACCACCAAGGACATTCCGGCGGTTCTGCTCCCGTCGGTCCCGGTCACCGTCGGCAACATCAAGGACACTCTGGTGAAGGACGGTATGTACACCGTCGACCAGATCTGTACCCCTGCGCTCAGGTCTGCCTGCGACGAGGCCGGACTCACCCGATGA
- a CDS encoding ATP-binding cassette domain-containing protein yields MPAQPLLALRGVSKRFAAVQALADIDLEIRAGEVVALMGDNAAGKSTLVKVISGVGPADKGVIEWQGSPVQIRRPQDAQALGISTVYQDLAMCGNLDVVGNLFLGREIHRFGFLDEVEMERRTRELLKTLSIRIPDVRVPLATLSGGQRQVVAITRSFLGAPRLVLLDEPTASLGIEQTSQLLDLVEELRDQGLGVLLISHNMGDIKAVADRIAVLRLGRNNGVFDVTTTSQEQIISSITGAADNAVAQRTTRPEEAWP; encoded by the coding sequence GTGCCGGCTCAGCCCCTGCTGGCGCTGCGCGGCGTGTCCAAGCGGTTCGCCGCCGTGCAGGCGCTGGCGGACATCGACCTGGAGATCAGGGCCGGGGAGGTGGTCGCCCTGATGGGCGACAACGCCGCCGGCAAGTCCACCCTCGTCAAGGTGATCTCGGGGGTCGGCCCCGCGGACAAGGGCGTCATCGAGTGGCAGGGCAGCCCCGTCCAGATCAGGCGTCCCCAGGACGCCCAGGCGCTGGGCATCTCGACCGTCTACCAGGACCTGGCCATGTGCGGCAATCTCGATGTCGTCGGCAATCTCTTCCTCGGCCGCGAGATCCACCGGTTCGGTTTCCTCGACGAGGTGGAGATGGAGCGCCGCACCCGCGAGCTGCTGAAGACCCTGTCCATCCGCATCCCCGACGTGCGGGTGCCGCTCGCCACGCTGTCCGGCGGGCAGCGGCAGGTCGTCGCGATCACCCGCTCGTTCCTCGGCGCGCCCCGGCTCGTCCTGCTCGACGAACCCACCGCCTCCCTGGGCATCGAGCAGACCAGTCAGCTCCTCGACCTCGTCGAGGAACTGCGTGACCAGGGCCTCGGGGTGCTGCTCATCAGCCACAACATGGGGGACATCAAGGCCGTCGCCGACCGGATCGCCGTCCTTCGCCTCGGCCGCAACAACGGCGTCTTCGACGTCACCACCACCTCCCAGGAACAGATCATCTCCTCCATCACCGGCGCGGCGGACAACGCCGTGGCGCAGCGCACGACCCGCCCGGAGGAAGCATGGCCCTGA
- a CDS encoding sugar ABC transporter permease — protein sequence MALRGRRRRARTPGAAQADDPAPADDPAAAAGSGPAAGTGPGSGSAPAVEGDGDGHRRHAGRLKAAAGRLAGPGGRLGVYAAATRRRLHEGGLGPAPVLLALAVTWTIFQALNENFLSPRNLSVLSVDIVGTGMIAVGIVFVLLIGEIDLSVGSLAGLAGAVFAALNVNLGMPEWLAAIIAVLGGAAVGAVQGFSFARIGVPAFVVTLAGLLVWNGVMLYLLGADSSLNFSEDGLVATLTSRYFGSAVAVYGLVALCAAAYLLLSQHDRRRRAAAGMPCRSSGEIWARTALLAVVAFAAGHVLSRFEGLPLALLIFLAVVVVSDLVLRRTPYGRRVFALGGGAEAARRSGVDVVRVRISVFIVSGTLASVGGLFIASRLTSASQVSGTGVLLINAIAAAVVGGTSLFGGRGSAWSALLGVLIIQSIGSGMALLGVEPPAQFMITGGVLFAAVVLDSLARRSAESHGRI from the coding sequence ATGGCCCTGAGGGGGAGGAGGCGCCGGGCCCGCACCCCCGGCGCCGCGCAAGCCGACGATCCCGCACCCGCCGACGATCCCGCGGCCGCTGCCGGTTCCGGTCCCGCTGCCGGAACCGGGCCCGGCAGCGGTTCCGCACCGGCCGTCGAGGGGGACGGTGACGGGCACCGCCGGCACGCCGGACGGCTCAAGGCGGCTGCCGGGCGGCTCGCAGGCCCCGGCGGGCGGCTCGGGGTGTACGCCGCCGCGACGCGCCGCAGACTGCACGAGGGCGGGCTCGGTCCCGCCCCGGTCCTGCTCGCCCTCGCCGTGACCTGGACGATCTTCCAGGCCCTCAACGAGAACTTCCTCTCGCCGCGGAACCTGTCCGTCCTCAGCGTGGACATCGTCGGCACCGGCATGATCGCCGTCGGCATCGTCTTCGTCCTGCTGATCGGCGAGATCGACCTGTCGGTGGGCTCGCTCGCCGGCCTGGCGGGCGCCGTGTTCGCGGCGCTGAACGTGAACCTCGGCATGCCGGAATGGCTCGCCGCGATCATCGCGGTGCTGGGCGGGGCGGCCGTCGGGGCCGTCCAGGGGTTCTCCTTCGCCCGGATCGGCGTGCCCGCGTTCGTCGTCACCCTCGCGGGTCTGCTGGTGTGGAACGGTGTGATGCTCTACCTGCTGGGAGCGGACAGTTCCCTCAACTTCAGTGAGGACGGGCTGGTCGCCACGCTGACCAGCCGCTACTTCGGGTCCGCGGTGGCCGTCTACGGTCTGGTGGCGCTCTGCGCGGCCGCCTACCTCCTCCTCTCCCAGCACGACCGCAGGCGCCGCGCCGCCGCGGGGATGCCGTGCCGGTCGAGCGGCGAGATCTGGGCGCGTACCGCTCTGCTCGCGGTGGTCGCGTTCGCGGCCGGCCATGTGCTGAGCCGGTTCGAGGGGCTGCCGCTGGCGCTGCTGATCTTCCTCGCCGTCGTCGTGGTCTCGGACCTCGTCCTGCGCCGCACGCCCTACGGACGGCGGGTCTTCGCGCTGGGCGGCGGCGCGGAGGCGGCCCGGAGGTCCGGCGTCGACGTGGTGCGCGTGCGGATCTCCGTGTTCATCGTCTCCGGCACCCTGGCCTCGGTCGGCGGTCTGTTCATCGCCTCGCGGCTCACCTCGGCGAGCCAGGTCTCGGGCACCGGGGTGCTGCTCATCAACGCCATCGCCGCGGCCGTCGTCGGCGGCACCAGTCTGTTCGGCGGACGCGGCTCGGCCTGGTCCGCGCTGCTGGGGGTGCTGATCATCCAGTCGATCGGCTCGGGCATGGCGCTGCTGGGGGTCGAGCCCCCGGCCCAGTTCATGATCACCGGCGGGGTGCTGTTCGCCGCGGTGGTCCTCGACTCCCTCGCGCGGCGCTCCGCGGAGTCGCACGGCCGGATCTGA
- a CDS encoding cold-shock protein, with translation MAAGTVKWFNSEKGFGFIEQDGGGPDVFAHYSNIAAQGFRELQEGQKVSFDIAQGQKGPTAENIVPA, from the coding sequence ATGGCTGCCGGTACCGTGAAGTGGTTCAACTCGGAAAAGGGCTTCGGCTTCATCGAGCAGGACGGCGGCGGCCCCGACGTCTTCGCCCACTACTCGAACATCGCCGCCCAGGGCTTCCGCGAGCTCCAGGAAGGCCAGAAGGTGTCGTTCGACATCGCGCAGGGCCAGAAGGGCCCGACGGCCGAGAACATCGTTCCCGCCTGA
- a CDS encoding DEAD/DEAH box helicase, with the protein MNHARTHTRRNDRFADHRSRADRSGAPRRGNDGPRRRIAPQGEFALPKTITPALPAVESFADLEMPARLLAALGHEGVTVPFPIQAATLPNSLAGRDVLGRGRTGSGKTLAFGLPVLARTAGRRAEPRQPLALVLVPTRELAQQVTDALTPYARGVGLRLATVVGGMSIGRQAGALRNGAEVVVATPGRLKDLIDRGACRLDAVDITVLDEADQMADMGFMPQVTALLDQVRTDGQRMLFSATLDRNVDLLVRRYLSDPVVHSVDPVAGAVTTMEHHVLHVHGADKQRATTEIAARDGRVIMFLDTKHAVDQLTRHLLHNGVRAAALHGGRSQPQRTRTLAQFKDGHVTVLVATNVAARGIHVDNLDLVVNVDPPSDPKDYLHRGGRTARAGESGSVVTLVTPEQRRGMSRLMTSAGITPQVTQVRSGEAELSRVTGARTPSGVPVVITVPVTAAPRRRGPSSSSSSSAAPSSRSRGRRGRPDRARPASGPAAA; encoded by the coding sequence ATGAACCACGCACGCACGCATACCCGCAGGAACGACCGCTTCGCCGACCACCGCTCCCGAGCCGACCGTTCCGGCGCTCCCCGCCGCGGCAACGACGGCCCCCGCCGGCGGATCGCCCCGCAGGGCGAGTTCGCGCTGCCGAAGACGATCACGCCCGCATTGCCCGCCGTGGAGTCGTTCGCCGACCTGGAGATGCCGGCGCGGCTGCTGGCCGCGCTGGGTCACGAGGGCGTGACCGTACCGTTCCCGATCCAGGCGGCGACCCTGCCGAACTCGCTCGCGGGTCGCGACGTACTCGGCCGCGGCCGCACCGGTTCGGGCAAGACCCTCGCCTTCGGCCTCCCGGTGCTGGCCAGGACGGCCGGCCGGCGCGCCGAGCCGCGACAGCCGCTCGCGCTGGTCCTCGTCCCCACCCGTGAACTCGCCCAGCAGGTCACCGACGCGCTCACTCCCTACGCCCGTGGGGTGGGACTGCGGCTGGCGACCGTGGTCGGCGGCATGTCGATCGGCAGGCAGGCTGGCGCGCTACGCAACGGGGCGGAGGTCGTCGTGGCCACGCCGGGGCGGCTCAAGGACCTGATCGACCGGGGCGCCTGCCGGCTGGACGCCGTCGACATCACGGTCCTCGACGAGGCCGACCAGATGGCCGACATGGGGTTCATGCCCCAGGTGACCGCCCTGCTCGACCAGGTGCGGACCGACGGCCAGCGGATGCTCTTCTCGGCCACCCTGGACCGCAACGTGGACCTGCTGGTCCGCCGCTACCTGTCCGACCCGGTGGTGCACTCCGTCGACCCGGTCGCGGGCGCGGTCACCACGATGGAACACCACGTGCTCCATGTGCACGGCGCCGACAAGCAGCGGGCGACCACCGAGATCGCGGCACGGGACGGCCGGGTGATCATGTTCCTGGACACCAAGCACGCCGTCGACCAGCTGACCAGGCACCTGTTGCACAACGGCGTCCGCGCCGCCGCCCTGCACGGTGGCAGGTCCCAGCCGCAGCGCACCCGGACCCTGGCCCAGTTCAAGGACGGCCATGTGACGGTGCTGGTGGCGACCAACGTCGCGGCTCGCGGCATCCACGTCGACAACCTCGACCTGGTGGTCAACGTGGACCCGCCGAGCGACCCCAAGGACTACCTGCACCGCGGCGGCCGTACCGCCCGGGCCGGCGAGTCCGGCAGCGTCGTGACCCTGGTCACCCCCGAGCAGCGGCGCGGCATGAGCCGGCTGATGACCTCGGCCGGCATCACCCCGCAGGTCACCCAGGTGCGGTCGGGCGAGGCGGAGCTGAGCCGTGTCACAGGCGCGCGGACGCCCTCCGGCGTCCCGGTCGTCATCACCGTGCCGGTCACGGCCGCCCCGCGCCGCCGTGGACCGTCGTCGTCCTCCTCCTCCTCCGCGGCCCCGTCGTCCCGCTCCCGCGGCCGCCGCGGGCGTCCGGACCGGGCTCGGCCCGCCTCCGGTCCGGCGGCGGCCTGA
- a CDS encoding CBS domain-containing protein, with protein MTVEVALSVMAGADVEFLLLCDADDQCTGWVTRPQLSASRAGAAYTDRLRLRDVLAVPLRPSSDPCPFSL; from the coding sequence ATGACCGTCGAGGTGGCCCTGTCCGTCATGGCCGGCGCCGACGTGGAGTTCCTGCTCCTGTGCGACGCCGACGACCAGTGCACGGGCTGGGTCACCCGGCCCCAGCTCTCCGCCTCCCGCGCCGGCGCCGCCTACACTGACCGGCTCCGGCTGCGGGACGTCCTCGCCGTACCGCTCCGGCCCTCGTCAGACCCCTGCCCGTTCTCTTTGTGA
- a CDS encoding SCO5918 family protein, with amino-acid sequence MRCVIARYPFDLTKDGVMGSMKGITPEQITGEAVTIGRRRYPVKQVGEIVTRQDRRDFTSGEIVRAMTRLGFTCHEHPDATPVPVLTPLENASALLGAPGALEA; translated from the coding sequence ATGCGCTGTGTCATCGCCCGGTACCCGTTCGACCTCACCAAGGACGGCGTCATGGGCTCGATGAAGGGCATCACGCCCGAGCAGATCACCGGTGAGGCCGTGACCATCGGCCGGCGCCGCTACCCCGTCAAGCAGGTGGGCGAGATCGTCACCCGGCAGGACCGCCGCGACTTCACCAGCGGCGAGATCGTCCGGGCCATGACCCGGCTCGGCTTCACCTGTCACGAGCACCCCGACGCCACACCCGTGCCGGTCCTGACACCGCTCGAGAACGCCTCGGCGCTGCTCGGCGCCCCCGGAGCCCTGGAGGCCTGA
- a CDS encoding MerR family transcriptional regulator: MTADTPLGGRLDDDDYPAYTMGRAAEMLGATPGFLRAIGEAKLITPLRSEGGHRRYSRYQLRIAARARELVDKGTPIEAACRIVILEDQLEEAQRINAEFRRAADGPGTDSSGSGGSGADSSSG, encoded by the coding sequence ATGACAGCAGATACCCCGCTCGGCGGTCGTCTGGACGACGACGACTATCCCGCGTACACGATGGGCCGCGCCGCAGAAATGCTCGGCGCCACTCCGGGCTTCCTCCGTGCCATCGGCGAGGCCAAGCTGATCACGCCGCTCCGCTCGGAGGGCGGGCACCGCCGGTACTCGCGCTACCAGCTCCGGATCGCCGCCCGTGCCCGCGAGCTCGTCGACAAGGGCACCCCGATCGAGGCCGCCTGCCGGATCGTCATCCTCGAGGACCAGCTCGAGGAGGCCCAGCGCATCAACGCCGAGTTCCGCCGCGCGGCCGACGGCCCCGGCACGGACTCCTCCGGCTCCGGCGGTTCGGGCGCCGACTCCAGCTCCGGCTGA
- a CDS encoding RNA polymerase sigma factor: protein MTDVQRFRDLYEEYRPRVLAYASSLVGRQVGEDITSETFMVAWRRIRDVPAPPLPWLLRVARNLTHELRRRDGRQYALAVDEAQRIITSGAQVDDVASDVAERAAALQALAGLSAADRELLTLVAWNGLGPKQAAHVLGCSTATFSVRLHRARRRLERAVDGAAAGLSREPHPTVTVKEH from the coding sequence GTGACAGACGTCCAACGCTTCCGTGACTTGTACGAGGAGTACCGGCCGCGGGTGCTCGCCTATGCCTCGAGCCTGGTGGGCCGACAGGTCGGTGAGGACATCACCAGCGAGACCTTCATGGTCGCCTGGCGGAGGATCCGGGACGTTCCCGCCCCGCCGCTGCCCTGGCTGCTGCGGGTGGCCCGCAATCTGACCCACGAGCTGCGTCGCCGCGACGGCAGACAGTACGCGCTGGCCGTCGACGAGGCACAGCGCATCATCACCTCGGGTGCCCAGGTCGACGACGTGGCCTCGGACGTGGCCGAGCGCGCGGCAGCGCTCCAGGCGCTGGCCGGGCTGTCCGCCGCCGATCGGGAGCTGCTGACCCTGGTGGCCTGGAACGGGCTCGGCCCGAAGCAGGCCGCACATGTCCTCGGCTGTTCCACCGCCACCTTCTCGGTCCGGCTGCACCGGGCCAGACGGCGGCTGGAGCGTGCCGTCGACGGGGCGGCGGCCGGGCTCTCTCGCGAACCTCACCCGACAGTGACTGTGAAGGAGCACTGA
- a CDS encoding CU044_5270 family protein, whose protein sequence is MARKRPDVMKTLAEARPVELDPARLGSERARNDLITIMAGPREAREVQAPARPFSLRWALPVAATAVAAAAVVGTLANGTAGSEGTRTSAGAPSADGSGQAPANGRLALLNVAARLDRPASEGTYWQVTTRSASVGVIAEPVAGLSVVSSETQRWSYGVKPGTRSVWVSGIDESTQPRTARDQQRWQAAGSPRDLTLAGGGESGGTLGLRIESTDENRPTTTTINSGDRIAALGARNVTYADLRKLPGDTAKLKQVLADLYREDRGAEVSDRTEWTWQQAAGLINLPVRDEVRAAAYRVIADLPGIVSLGRVTDPTGHEGVGFALPATDTPEYGAVRSELIVDPGTGALLAERRTVTKPSARAAAAGITAGTLVDYTVTVEAEWTDRQPTGRK, encoded by the coding sequence ATGGCACGCAAGCGGCCCGATGTCATGAAGACCCTGGCCGAGGCGCGGCCCGTGGAGCTGGACCCGGCCCGACTGGGTTCCGAACGCGCCCGGAACGACCTGATCACCATCATGGCCGGACCTCGGGAGGCCCGCGAGGTGCAGGCTCCGGCGCGGCCGTTCAGCCTGCGCTGGGCGCTGCCCGTCGCGGCGACGGCGGTGGCGGCGGCGGCTGTCGTCGGCACGCTGGCCAACGGCACCGCGGGATCCGAAGGGACCCGGACGAGCGCAGGCGCCCCCTCGGCGGACGGCTCCGGACAGGCCCCGGCGAACGGGCGCCTCGCCCTGCTGAACGTCGCCGCCCGGCTGGACCGGCCGGCGAGCGAGGGAACCTACTGGCAGGTGACGACGCGTTCGGCCTCGGTCGGCGTGATCGCCGAGCCGGTGGCGGGCCTCTCGGTCGTCTCCTCCGAGACACAGCGGTGGTCCTACGGAGTGAAGCCCGGCACGCGGAGCGTGTGGGTGTCCGGCATCGACGAGTCCACCCAGCCCCGCACCGCACGTGACCAGCAGCGCTGGCAGGCCGCCGGGTCCCCGCGGGACCTGACGCTCGCCGGGGGCGGCGAGTCGGGCGGCACGCTCGGTCTGCGCATCGAGTCCACGGACGAGAACCGGCCGACGACGACCACGATCAACAGCGGCGACCGGATCGCCGCCCTCGGTGCGCGCAATGTGACCTACGCGGACCTGCGGAAACTCCCGGGTGACACGGCGAAGCTGAAGCAGGTCCTGGCGGATCTGTACCGGGAGGACCGCGGAGCCGAGGTCTCCGACCGCACCGAGTGGACCTGGCAGCAGGCCGCGGGCCTGATCAACCTGCCGGTCAGGGACGAGGTCCGGGCCGCCGCCTACCGCGTCATCGCGGACCTCCCGGGCATCGTCTCGCTCGGCAGGGTCACCGACCCGACGGGCCACGAGGGCGTCGGCTTCGCCCTGCCCGCCACGGACACGCCCGAGTACGGCGCCGTACGGTCGGAGCTGATCGTCGACCCCGGCACCGGCGCGCTGCTGGCCGAGCGGCGCACGGTGACGAAGCCGTCCGCGCGGGCCGCGGCCGCGGGCATCACGGCCGGCACGCTGGTGGACTACACCGTCACCGTCGAGGCGGAGTGGACCGACCGGCAGCCGACCGGCCGGAAGTAG